From a single Streptomyces liliifuscus genomic region:
- a CDS encoding MBL fold metallo-hydrolase: protein MQADIHQVADGIHLVHGSNTNWVILTDGDAVTLVDTGYPGDRETVLASLSAVGSSPEAVTAVLVTHAHNDHIGSAEYLSRTYGTPVYAHEAEVPHARRDFLHQVTIGKVLQNAWRPGVVPWAVHALRSGGTAHVPVTEPRPFPGEGALDLPGRPVPVHTPGHTAGHCAFHLPDAGIVISGDGLVSGHPTSRVSGPQLLPTMFHRDLPGALSSLDAFEALSGDVLLPGHGPVHRGSVREAAQRARERAA from the coding sequence ATGCAGGCAGACATTCATCAAGTCGCCGACGGCATCCATCTGGTACACGGCAGCAACACCAACTGGGTGATTCTCACGGACGGGGACGCCGTCACCCTCGTGGACACGGGCTACCCCGGAGACCGCGAGACGGTCCTCGCCTCCCTGTCGGCCGTGGGCAGTTCGCCCGAAGCGGTCACGGCCGTACTCGTCACGCACGCCCACAACGACCACATCGGCTCGGCCGAGTACCTCAGCCGTACGTACGGCACTCCGGTCTACGCCCATGAGGCCGAAGTCCCGCACGCGCGACGGGACTTCCTCCATCAGGTGACCATCGGCAAGGTGCTGCAGAACGCCTGGCGGCCCGGTGTGGTGCCGTGGGCCGTGCACGCGCTGCGCTCCGGCGGCACCGCCCACGTCCCGGTCACCGAGCCGCGGCCCTTCCCCGGCGAGGGCGCCCTCGACCTGCCCGGCCGCCCCGTTCCCGTGCACACCCCCGGCCACACGGCGGGCCACTGCGCCTTCCATCTGCCGGACGCGGGGATCGTCATATCGGGCGACGGGCTGGTCAGCGGACACCCCACCTCGCGCGTGAGCGGCCCCCAGTTGCTGCCGACCATGTTCCACCGGGACCTCCCCGGTGCGCTGTCCTCGCTGGACGCGTTCGAGGCGCTCTCGGGTGACGTCCTGCTGCCCGGTCACGGTCCCGTGCACCGCGGTTCCGTACGCGAGGCGGCCCAGCGGGCCCGGGAACGGGCCGCCTGA
- a CDS encoding MerR family transcriptional regulator, whose product MRIGELSERTGIPRRLLRYYEEQGLITPERCENGYRSYDERLVDRVQQIRGLLDAGLPTRIIKQILPCLDGPGTIHFPDPTPEMLATLELELDRMTRRIDCLARNRDAIAAYLEVVRGDGRPMGDGRSVEA is encoded by the coding sequence ATGCGGATCGGAGAGCTGTCGGAGCGCACCGGCATCCCGCGGCGACTGCTGCGCTACTACGAGGAGCAGGGCCTGATCACGCCCGAGCGCTGCGAGAACGGGTACCGCTCCTACGACGAACGCCTCGTGGACCGTGTCCAGCAGATCCGAGGACTGCTGGACGCCGGACTGCCGACCCGGATCATCAAGCAGATCCTGCCCTGTCTCGACGGGCCCGGCACCATCCACTTCCCCGATCCGACCCCGGAGATGCTGGCCACGCTGGAGCTCGAACTCGACCGTATGACCCGGCGCATCGACTGCCTCGCCCGCAACCGGGACGCGATCGCCGCGTACCTCGAAGTGGTACGCGGCGACGGGCGGCCCATGGGCGACGGCCGGTCCGTGGAGGCCTGA